catgagccaccacacacggcccAAGGCCTGAGTTCTTAGCAGGAGTATAAGGCGCCTAAGCTTAGTCTACCTTCTAAGGAAGCCTGCGTTTGTCACCATCACTCAGCAAATAACCTGAATGTCTCCTGTCTCTCAGCCTTAATTTTTCAGGCAGCATCATGGGACACATACTTTTagttttgagacaaggccttgctctcacccagggtggagtgcagtggtgcagtcacggccCACTGaacttcaaactcctaggctcaagcagctCAAGCGatatccgcctcagcctcctgagtagctgagaccacaggcgcgtgccagcatgcctggctagtatttttttacagatggggtcttgctgtggtGACCAGACTTGTCtccaactcccggcctcaagcgatgcttccgcctgggcctcccaaagtgttgggattataggtgtgagccactgcatacTGGAACACATACTttatacttgaatttttttttatccccTTCCCTCCTGCTCCTTACCTATACTTGGATTTCTACATCTGTGCCAGGGCAGTGGGATGTATCCCCACTTTCCCCATCAGCTTACCCTCCAGCAAATACGAGACTATACCCTTCAATATCCAGCACTCAGGGCTCAACCATGTGTTTTGGGAGCAAGGGAATGGGGTTCCTCTAGGTCAGGAATCGGCAAACTCAGTACTCAAGCCAGATCTGGCCAGCTGCCTACAAGCTGATaatggttttttttatttttaaatggttacattGTAAACTGTTATATAAGTACCTGATAATatcattaattttgtttcttggCCTGCCATGCTTAAAATATTAactctctggccctttaagaaaaaaacgtgctgacccctgctctagaTCAAAGAAAACAAACCTCAAAAATACTTTCCTCCCTCTACCCCACTTGACCCTTGTCCCGGGGCAGTAGGCATCTCCGTCAAAACTCTTGTCCCTGGTCTGTGGTAACTTTCTCAGCTCCCCAACCCATGTCCCTCAAAGTCCCCTCCCTATAGGGCAAGAACCCAGCAACTTCGCTCTGCCCCGACTCTAGGCGGGATGTAGCTCATTTTGGGATACGAGTCTCCATCGTGGAGCCTGGCTTCTTCCGAACCCCTGTGACCAACCTGGAGAGTCTGGAGAAAACCCTGCAGGCCTGCTGGGCACGGCTGCCTCCTGCCACACAGGCCCACTATGGGGGGGCCTTCCTCACCAAGTGTGAGTAGCCAGGCCCACACAGGGGCACATGAAGGGAAACAAGTACCAGAAAGGCCAGTCCTGCATAAGCCTGCTAGGAGGTGGGTGGGGCACCCAGGGCAGGGTTGAGGGTGAACAGGATGTTACAAGAGTGCCCAGGCCATGTGGAACCTGCCCACTCCCCACACTGAGGAGGGGACTGAGGGTGACAAGCCCAGGGCCCCAGAAGACAGTACCTAAGATGGGCTGGAGTGAGGAAGGGAAACTGATTGCAACCACCTATGGGGCTGCAGACCTGAAAATGCAACAGCGCATCATGAACCTGATCTGTGACCCGGACCTAACCAAGGTGAGCCGATGCCTGGAGCATGCCCTGACTGCTCGACACCCCCGAACCCGCTACAGCCCAGGTTGGGATGCCAAGCTGCTCTGGCTGCCTGCCTCCTACCTGCCAGCCAGCCTGGTGGATGCTGTGCTCACCTGGGTCCTTCCCAAGCCTGCCCAAGCAGTCTACTGAATCCAGCCTTCCAGCAAGAGATTGTTTTTCAAGGACAAGGACTTTGATTTATTTCTGCCCCCACCCTGGTACTGCCTGGTGCCTGCCACAAAATAAGCACTAACAAAAgtgtattgtttaaaaaataaaaagaaggtggGCAGAAATGTGCCCAGTGGAAGGCTGACCCCATTTAAGTGCCAACTACTCCAAACCGACATGCTCACGGTCTCTGGCCTGTTCAGTCCCTGCAAAACAGCTAGCACCCACAGTGGGGCGCCAGGGAACTGCCTCACATCTACAGCTGCACGTCGGGGAGTGGCCATCAAAGGGCACTTTAATACATTTCCCTTATTTTCTGAAGGGGAGTAAGGTTGCAATTCAGTGTCTGTACTGGGAATGGTCTTCATATTTCTTGGGGGAGAAGAGCAGGTGATGAGGGTTCTgggccaggctgggtggcttCCATGGAAGAAAAGGCAATATTCACATAAATTCTCCTGCTAAGGACACTGACCACACAGGTGTCAAGGCAACTTATCATACTTCGAAAGGAGCTGGATCCCTTGAGGATTGGCCAGGAAGGGAGGTGCTGGGCCCTTAGCGGTGCACAGAAGGCCAGGAAGATGTCCAAGGCAGATGGGGGCTGGGCTCTCGCAGGTGGGACCTTTCTGGGGAGCTGCTTTGACTTATGCAGCAGATGGCTTCATGAATGTTCATAGTGAGCCTGGCAGCATAAGACTAGGGGGCAGAAAGCACCACAGTCTCTGGATCCTCACTTCTCCCACTGCCTGCCCAACCAACACCTTCGCAAAGTCCTCCTTTCCCAAACACCCCCCAAAATAGACCTCGAAGTACACATGCATTAAGGTCCCAGAGGACAGGGAACATCagtaaggaaaggaaggaatcaaGCATCACTCTAAGACAAACTCAGACCATCTCTTTTCGGTCTGAAAAAATAATCCGTTTAATTGAAAAACCTGGAGGATACTATTCCACTCCCccagatgaggaggctgaggagaccAGACCCCTACATCACCTCGTAGCCACTTCTGATACTCTTCACGAGGCAGCAGGCAAAGACAATTCCCAAAACCTAGAAGGAAAGATGGGGACAGGGGTGGAGAGGAGTCAGAAGGGCTAGCTACCTCAGACCCATGCAAGAGACTCCAAACACACACTCCCAGGCCAGTACCTCCTGTTCAGCAccctcctcccctcagccccttCCCTCCAGGCACCCTGGACAGAGTCCCAGCCCCTGCTCAGGGTTATCTCTTACCTCGACAAAAGCAATTCCAAGGGCTGCTGCAGCTACCACCAGCACATTTTTCCTCAGCCAGCCCCCAATCTTCTCCACACAGCCCTGAAGGTGGCAGGCACAAAGGACAAAAGCACCATCAGAAACTTCCCACCCCAACCCCCTCCCTTGGTCCATCAGTCTCTTCCCTGCCCCTGTACCTTTCACCCCACCCTTAGCATTTCCAgatcccctccccatccctgacCCTGTCCACCTCCATCCTGGGTCTCTTGCATTCTAAAACATTTCCCAGGTTTCCCAAGTCCCATACACAGTCTCCTCCCTACCTCCTTATGGATCGCCTTCTCGTTGAAATTAATCCCACAGCCCACAGTAACATTAATGCAGCAGGAGTCGGGGACTCGGTTCTTCGACATGGAAGggattttctcccaatctgtgtaGTTAGCAGCCCCACAGCACTTAAACTGGGGGAGGGAAGAAATATGGAGAAGAAGGTTGTTAAGTGAACCTTCACCTTCAATATGGAgatgagaattctttttttttttttttttttttttttgagacagagacttgctctgttgcccagacaaGTGCCCAGcggtggctcaatctcggctcactgcaacctccgcctcccgggttcaagcgattctcctgcctcaccctcctgagtaggtgggattacaggcactcaccaccacacctggctaatttttgtatttttagtagagacagggtttcaccacgttggccaggctagtcttgaacttctgacctcaggtgatctgcccacctcggccttcaaaagtgctgagattacaggcgtgagtcaccacacccagccttggagATGAGAATTCTCTATTCCCACCACCCCTGCTCCCAGCAACCCCACTCACATCTGCCTGCATCCTGTCCAGGATCGAAGCAGTGTGGTTGTTTTTCGGGTAATTCTCCATCTGCTGCCGGAAGTTGTTATTAAACTCTGACATCACCTGAGAGTACGGAGGAGCACTGTTGCAGTCAGAATTCAAGCACCAGGGTCCCAGACCCGGCTGAGGCAGGCCCTTCCCATTATTCCCTGCTTACCTTATCTCTAAACACATAGCCAGCAATGGCTGCGGCCACCTCCACCAACATGATAAGAGACAGAAAGATGGCAAACTGCAGGAGCAAAGGACAGAAGTCAAGTTTGGAGTCTATGCATTACAGGGGCCCGTTTTGGCACAGCCGGTCCCTGGACACTCACAAAGGTCTTCCTCACCCACCCACCTCACCCACCTTCCTGAGCCCGAACCAAGCTGCTCTGGCAGTCCCAGACCGCCCATGTTGGTCCCGCCCCCAACTCACCGTGATCATAAGACAATAGTTCTCCTTGCAGGCCCCGCAGCAGCCCACAAAAGCCACCAGGAAGAGGAAGACACCCACTGCGATGATGACCACTGGCAACAGAGAGCCAGGGGTAGCCCCCTGGATTATGGTCTGACTCAGGACAAGCTGTGCCCCGACACCCACGGCAATCAGTCCCACTGCACAGGCCTAAGAGAAAATCAGGTGAGGATTAGGCCATATCCACAACACAGTGGCCCTCCATGGTGGAGGGCAGGGGGTACACCTAGGACACAGACTTGACCCCATCCGGAAGAGAGATTCTCACACCTCTAGGGAATTTCTTTGGCTGTGGGGTAGGGGGATGACCCATCCTTGCCTGCCCCTACCTCCCCTGATCCCCTCCCGGCTCTTTAATCAGGGACATGACCAAATTCAAAAACCTCCCAGAAAGCCTTGACCTCAAGACACGTATTTCTGACCTAGAATAATGCTTTCTACAGGCCTCCAGGGCTCCCAGCTCAATTCTCTCCCAGAACTGCCCCCTCACTATCCTCCAGTGCACATCCCACGCGCGCATCAGCTGTGACTAAGGTTCCTCTGGCCAGTTAGGCcaggagaagggaagaggaaaagggagcAAGAGTGATGTGTCCCTCCCTAGACAAACAGTAGCCTCTCAAGCCAGGAGCCCAGGGCAGGAGCAAATTGAAGTGGGCAGAGCCCTTCCTCACCCCCAAGcgctgggaggagggaaagggggagaggGGCTGGACAGGGATGAgagggttggggagggagagaggggagaagggagagcgAAGGGAAGCCCCATGGCGATAGCATCAGGCGGTTGGCTGGTTGCCCCACTGCCCCATATCACAAGTGGTTGGGTCACCAGACAGGAAGGGCCAGGAGGGATGGGGGTAGGGGTTGCTGCACACCCAGGATGGCCATTCTCGGTGGAAACAAGCCTCAGGTGTCCAGGAAAACTGGAGGAGGGAGTGGCTGCGCTGTCTTTCCCTGGCTTTCTTTCCACATCTGGTCTCCAGCTGCCTTAATTCTCATTCCCTCAGCCCTCACCACTGTGGAGCCAGGTCTCCCCGCACCCTGCCGGCGCGCCCCCCAGGACCCCTCGCCACTCACGCAAAAGGCCAGCAGGAGGACGTAGAGCAAGAACTTCACACATTTCATTCCTCCTTCCACCGCCATGGCTGCCGGGcctggggcagaggggagggcGGGGGGATTAAAACTGGCCGAAGGGGGACCTCGGTTTCCGGGCTCCCGGCCGGCCCTCGAGGGCTTCCCTTCACGGCCCCGATTCCCGGCCCCTCCCACCCGGAAACCCGCGGTCGGATCCACGTCTCCCAGCCCCCTCTTTACCCGCAGGAGAGGGGTGGGGGCGACGGCCGCGAAGCCCGGACCCCGCCCCGCCGCCTCTGGGGCCCAGGACAGATCCAAGGGCGCCGGCAGGGGCTTGAGCCTGACGCCGACCCTCGGCCCGCCAGTCTCCGGGCGTCAAACACCCTTTCCCCACCCAACACCCAGCCTGGAGAAACGGTCTTCAGCCCAACCCCGACCCCCGCCCCAGCCCCTTTCCCCTGGGCTCTGACCTCCCcgcccaccaaaaaaaaaaaaagtgcagccaGCACCCCCGCCACACCCTGCCCGGGCCCAGGGAACTTCGAAGCAAAGTTGCTCCAGGGCGGCTGGAGAGCGCCGGACGAGTCTCCGCGGGCCTGGGGCGAGCCCTGGAGGAAGGGACTGCGGGTGGTCTCTCCCAGCCCGCGCCGAAGTCCGCCGGGTCCCCGCGGCCTCACCTGGGCTTCCCAAGGCTGGCTGCGCGTTCCTCTCCCGCCGCGGCTCCGGGGCTCTCTAGCTGCGCCCCCCGGCTCCCGCCCCGCCTGCCGCGCGGCCCCGCCCCGGGCTCCAGCCACGGTCCCCTCCCCCGCCGAGTGGCCGCCGGCCTCCCTCATGTGACGCGGTAACAGCTGCGGCCTGAGTCACTGGGCCCGGCGCGGGGTGGGCcgagccccccgcccggccagggCCACGTGGCCCCTACCCGGAAGAAGGCGCCCACCCCCGCAAAGGGAAAGCCGCAAGGGCAAGACCTCGGGGCGCCTGGGGCCCCCCTCTGGCGCTATACCTCCGTGCCAACTCGGGGTAGGAGAGCGGGGCGGAGCGCAGCCTGGGTCACTCTGGTTCAGAGAAGCGGACGAGGTGGGTGAGAGTTACCCTCTGAGCGCCGGGGCGGAGAGCTGAGGCCGGGTGACAATGTGGTCTGTGAGGTTTCCCCATCCTACCGTAGGGGATGAGCCAGCTCTCTCCTCTGGCTCCAACTCTGTGCAAGCCCCCTCCCCATCCGACTGTGCAGACAGCTGGGGACTGCCTGGGGTCGGGTGGGGCCAGAACAAACACTTCCAGAAAGTCCCTGGCTCACATCCTGGGTGTCTCCCAACATTCTACAGCATTCTAGAGTGGGGATTTCTGGCCCCCCTCTATTAGCACAGCTTCTCCATTTTCCAGGGATCCTAGTCTGAGAAAAGGGGAGGAAGCCCTTCCCCGAAGCCACGCTACCCAGTCAATCAAGACACGTCCGCGTCGGGTCCCGCCCTCTGGGGGAGGATTGACAAGGTCTGTGCTTCCAGCCTCCCAGACAGCTCCTGCATCCGTCTGTGATAGCGAGGGCTTGGGGGAAGACACGAAGGCAGGAGAGGCTTACATCCTCTGGATTTCCCCGTCTTATCCCAGAAGACAAAGCCAGGTGAGGGCTGGAAGCGGGCTAGGGGGATCAAGCTGCCTCCCTCCCTTGTGTGCCAGGGGTGGTCCCCAGAAGGAGCTGATCTGAACAGGCCGGAGAGTAGGACCGGCCGTCACACCCCCACACCTCCAGCCTCGGCCCCACTCCTTGGGCTCTTAAGGTCCTGCCTCAAGAACCACTTCCTGAGTCttagtgtatgtgtgtacacaaaGAATGAAAGAAGTCTCTAGAGCTAAAGGAAGGAGATCCGGGCTGGGCTGAGAAGCATCTTCCAGGATCACGGCCTTCCCGCGGGACACACCAAGCCCATTCCGGATCTTGCTCTTCCTGACCATGGCTGGCAGGCTGTGGAGGAGGAGCGGAGAGCAGAAGAAAGGAGTATTCATCAGGTTCCTTATTGTGCTGCCACTAGATGCCAGGCATGTGCTAGGCTTGGGGGCTGCAAGGAGAGGAAGACAGCGGCCCTGCCCTCTGCTAGCAGGCAGAACCGAGTTCTGGCCACACTGTGAAGAAAGGCAGAAGCCTGCGGTGGCAGCTGGTTAAGCtcagagggagggaaagggagaggagaatGGATTTCACGGAGCAGAAGGATGTGCTCAAGGTGACCTTGGAGAATAAAGGGGAGAGCTCCAGGGACAGAGAAGCAGTCGACTGTGGAAAAAAAAGGAGCATTTTGTAAAGTACATGGCAGGTTGGGGTTGGCTGGCTCAAAGGGCTTGGGACGGATGTGGTGAGATGGGCTGAAGGTGGTCTGAAGATCAAGATTGAGAGACTAGATACATAACAACCAACTGCAATGTTTGGTCCTTCATTGAATGGTTGAACAAACCAGCTGTGAAAGACATTTTGGGACATACAGACATGGACTGAGAATTAgacataagaaaattattttgttaactGTTATCATGGTTAACAAAACGGTCATATAATATGATTATGTAGAGAAGTTACtctagtttttcctctttttttttctttattctcctaTCAGCCAATGcatttgttacaggaaaggggtcccaatccagaccacaagagagggttcttggatctcatgcaagaaagattCAGGGCGAGTCGCAGTGCAAAGTataagcaagtttattaagaaagtaaagtggtgaaacAACAgctgctccatagacagagtaggatGTTCCCCAAAGTAAGAGGaggggctaggcgcagtggctcaccacacctgtaatcccagcattttgggaggcctaggcaggtggatcacctgaggtcaggagttcgagaccagcctggccaacacggtgaaaccccgtctctactaaaaatacaaaaagtagctgggcacaatgatgtgtgcctgtagtcccagctactcaggaggctgaggcaggagaatcacttgaacccaggaggcagaggttgcagtgagcagagatcgtgttGCTGCatgccatcctgggcaacaagagtgaaactccgtctctcttttttttttttttttttttgagacggagtctcgctctgtcaccagggtggagtgcagtggtgccatcttggctcactgcaacctccgcctcccgtgttcaagtgattctcctgcctcagcctcccaagtagctgggactacaggcacgcaccactacgcccagctaatttttgtgtttttagtagagatggggtttcaccatattggccaggatggtctccatctattgacctcgtgatccgccccctcagccttccaaagtgctgggattacaggcgtgagccactgtgcccggcaaaactctgtctcaaaaaaaaaaagtaagaggaggaacacATTCACCCTCGGTATAATGCTTGTATATATGGagagatgtgctctgctacaaaagtttgtgataaaggattaattttcttaattactgtattttgtaaGAATcgatattatcttttttattattattaatttgtttccttaaccataaacatctaggttttttgtttttgtttttgtttttgagatggagttttgctcttgttgcccaggctggagtgcagtggcacaactcaccacaacctctgcctcccaggttcaagagattctcctgcctcagcctcctgagtagccgggattacaggcatgcgccaccatgcctggataattttgtatttttagtagagccgatattgtgccattgcactccagcctgggcaacagagcgagactctgtctcaaagaaaaagaaagaaagatgaaaatgttgtggagatggatggtgctgatggttgcacaatgtGTATGTACTCAATGTCcctgaattttatgttatatatattttactacacacatacacacaaagaatGGCCCACTTCTACAGCCTGGAAAGTTGACACAGAGCTCCATGTGTTTGCTGGGGTGCAGGATAGAGGGGCCTCTTAGTGGGAAGTGGCTGATCTCAGACCTGGCCCTTCACATCCTTCAGATCCCCCAGCACCTGTTCCAAGTGCCTGACATCCAGATATGCCACCAAGCCGTCCTGGCTGGCCCAGGCTGCTGCCTCTTGGTTGCCTGGCACCAGTTGGTGGTAGGTGTGCTGAGGCGGGGACCCTTGTCCCTCCACACCAAGCAAAGCCAGCTTTCCCTCCAGCTTCACCACGCCTCCACCTAGGCCCAGCGACACAGCATGGGGGCCACAGATGTCTCAAGCAAACCTGCAGCCTTCTGAGAGCATGTAGGCATCAGCCAGACCCAGTGCCATGCACAGCAGCTTGTAGCCTGCATCTAAGCACAGGAAAGGGTGAGGGGATATGAGGAGGGTGAGGGGATATGAGGAaggtgaggaagaaagaagggatcCAGAATCAAGGGAAAAGAACAGTTGAGGAGAgttgggagaggggtgaggaaAAACCGGAAAGTGAGAGACATAGAGGAGGGTGGGAGGCATGGGGAAGGATGGGGGAAGAGGAGGCAAAAATACATGAAGGATCAATGCTTCTTGGGCTtcagtttaaaaaacattttctttaatttttgaaaaataggtGTAAgagaggagtggggagagggaagaggaagagatagggatgggagggaagaaggaaacaaGGATGCATCATCAAAGCCATCCCCCCACTGGGAGGGTAAGGAGAGTGGTGGATAAAATTCAAGGTCCAGAGGTTGGGTCTGAAATGGGGGCCTGAAATTTAAGTCCAGAGGCCTCAGCTTTGGATAAGGATAGAGGCACGGTGCTTGATGGCATCTCTCAGATCGCAGGGTGAAGGAGGGGCTGCACCTGCGCGTTTGCAGGTCCTGCTGGCAGAAAAGCTCATAGACCATCCCGCAGGGCTCTCCAGAGAGTAGGTTATATGCCCCAGCACCAGCACTGAGTGCAGCCCCCAGGGGAGTACTGTGCACGGGCTCCATGGCGACATCACCACTATGTATTTACTGGTTGGTGGAGACTGGGGAACACAAAGGAgtctccaggccaggcgcggtggctcacgcctataatcctagcactttgggaggccgaggcgggtggatcacctgaggtcaagagtttgagaccagcctggacaacacagtgaaaccccatctctactacaaatacaaaaattagccaggtgtggccagggcggtgactcacgcctgtaatcccagcactttgggaggccaaggcaggcggatcacgaggtcagaagttcgagacagcctgaccaacgtggtgaaaccccgtctccactaaaaaatacaaaaattagccgggcattgtggcgcacgcctgtaatcccagctactcaggaggctgaggcaggagaatcactctaaccccgggaggcggcggttgcagtgagctgaga
This sequence is a window from Homo sapiens chromosome 12, GRCh38.p14 Primary Assembly. Protein-coding genes within it:
- the CD63 gene encoding CD63 antigen isoform A (isoform A is encoded by transcript variant 14), whose protein sequence is MAVEGGMKCVKFLLYVLLLAFCACAVGLIAVGVGAQLVLSQTIIQGATPGSLLPVVIIAVGVFLFLVAFVGCCGACKENYCLMITFAIFLSLIMLVEVAAAIAGYVFRDKVMSEFNNNFRQQMENYPKNNHTASILDRMQADFKCCGAANYTDWEKIPSMSKNRVPDSCCINVTVGCGINFNEKAIHKEGCVEKIGGWLRKNVLVVAAAALGIAFVEVLGIVFACCLVKSIRSGYEVM
- the CD63 gene encoding CD63 antigen isoform C (isoform C is encoded by transcript variant 7); the protein is MAVEGGMKCVKFLLYVLLLAFCGATPGSLLPVVIIAVGVFLFLVAFVGCCGACKENYCLMITFAIFLSLIMLVEVAAAIAGYVFRDKVMSEFNNNFRQQMENYPKNNHTASILDRMQADFKCCGAANYTDWEKIPSMSKNRVPDSCCINVTVGCGINFNEKAIHKEGCVEKIGGWLRKNVLVVAAAALGIAFVEVLGIVFACCLVKSIRSGYEVM
- the CD63 gene encoding CD63 antigen isoform E (isoform E is encoded by transcript variant 17); this encodes MCEVLALRPPAGLLLGLIAVGVGAQLVLSQTIIQGATPGSLLPVVIIAVGVFLFLVAFVGCCGACKENYCLMITFAIFLSLIMLVEVAAAIAGYVFRDKVMSEFNNNFRQQMENYPKNNHTASILDRMQADFKCCGAANYTDWEKIPSMSKNRVPDSCCINVTVGCGINFNEKAIHKEGCVEKIGGWLRKNVLVVAAAALGIAFVEVLGIVFACCLVKSIRSGYEVM
- the CD63 gene encoding CD63 antigen isoform D (isoform D is encoded by transcript variant 8) yields the protein MITFAIFLSLIMLVEVAAAIAGYVFRDKVMSEFNNNFRQQMENYPKNNHTASILDRMQADFKCCGAANYTDWEKIPSMSKNRVPDSCCINVTVGCGINFNEKAIHKEGCVEKIGGWLRKNVLVVAAAALGIAFVEVLGIVFACCLVKSIRSGYEVM
- the CD63 gene encoding CD63 antigen isoform F (isoform F is encoded by transcript variant 18) → MAVEGGMKCVKFLLYVLLLAFCACAVGLIAVGVGAQLVLSQTIIQGATPGSLLPVVIIAVGVFLFLVAFVGCCGACKENYCLMITFAIFLSLIMLVEVAAAIAGYVFRDKFKCCGAANYTDWEKIPSMSKNRVPDSCCINVTVGCGINFNEKAIHKEGCVEKIGGWLRKNVLVVAAAALGIAFVEVLGIVFACCLVKSIRSGYEVM